In Necator americanus strain Aroian chromosome IV, whole genome shotgun sequence, the following proteins share a genomic window:
- a CDS encoding hypothetical protein (NECATOR_CHRIV.G16117.T2), protein MAICTYNARTLASEAAIEDLMMQAKKIKYDVIGLTETRRRHPLNAVYETGEELFLGTCDSRGVGGVGVLVNTSMAKNIDSFEQLTTRIGRLRMRRCGPTPALTIFVAYAPTSSYEEEEVEAFYMDLEKFYQEDHAFYKVIIGDFNAQGERLSEFIMTTKTIHGNSQFQKPSSLRWTWESPGGGYRNEIDHIIVNKRFCLTDVGVVPKFYTGSDHRLLRGRFSFTRRAEKAAKFRERNPRTIINWDLFATLAGFWEDSAMDNIDEEYDRLVEHLHDCAKKAESFKTTKRRLSLQTLELIRQRGAARAAGNQELTSELARLCREAIKEDRRAEVLAEAAEAGKSIRYARRDFASRKTMMTALRNPKGTAIASRRGMEKIIYDFYSDLFDSHVHLPPHHLREDGQVIPEVLPSEIRHAIMSVRNRTAPGPDRIRPKHLKSLPPVLINTLARLFTRYLSECKVPKQWKTSKTVLLYKKGDPHDIGNYRPICLLSVIYKLFTRVILNRIENTIDHIHTVSKLIEVSREYKIPLCLTFIDLKKAFDSVETEAVVEVLDNQGVPTQYIKVLRELYSNFTTGISPFYKNIIIDVKRGVRQGDTISPKIFTATLENAMRKLEWDDMGVKVDGRQLHHLRFADDIVLVTPSISQAERMLTEFDETCGCIGLQLSSGEFSQTMVLEVSYDQNKWRNQ, encoded by the exons atggcgatctgtacttataacgcacgtacgcttgcatcggaagcggccatcgaagatctgatgatgcaagccaagaagatcaagtacgacgtcatcggactaaccgagacgagacgacgtcaccctctcaacgccgtatatgaaactggagaagaactgttcttaggaacatgcgacagtagaggtgttggtggagttggtgtcctcgtcaacacgagtatggcaaagaacatcgactctttcgaacaacttacgacccgaatcggacgtctgcggatgagaagatgtggtccaacaccagctttgactatcttcgtcgcttacgctccaacatcaagctacgaagaagaagaagtcgaagctttctatatggacctggagaagttctaccaagaagatcatgccttctacaaggtcataattggcgatttcaacgctcagggagagaggctctccgagttcatcatgacgactaagaccatccatgggaactcgcaattccagaagccctcctctttacgctggacgtgggagtcacccggtggagggtaccgtaatgaaatagaccacatcatcgtcaataaaaggttctgcctgacggacgtcggtgttgtaccaaagttctatacgggatcggaccatcgcctcctccgaggaagattttccttcacaaggagagcagagaaagccgccaagttcagagagagaaatcccaggactatcatcaactgggatctcttcgctacgttagccggcttttgggaagattccgcaatggacaacatcgacgaggaatatgaccggcttgtcgaacaccttcacgactgcgcgaagaaggctgagagttttaaaaccaccaagagacgcctgtctcttcaaactcttgagctgatacgccagcgtggagcagcacgagccgcagggaaccaagaactcacgtccgagctcgcaaggctttgcagagaggcgataaaagaagacagaagagcagaagtgctggctgaagctgcagaggcggggaaaagcatccgctatgcccgtcgagacttcgccagtcgcaagacgatgatgactgctctccggaacccaaagggaacagccattgcatcgagaagggggatggagaaaatcatctacgacttctactctgatctcttcgacagccatgtccacttgcctcctcaccatctgagggaagatggacaagtcattccagaggttcttccgtccgaaatacgacatgctatcatgtcggtaagaaatcgtacggcacccggtcccgacagaataagaccaaaacacctgaagagccttccgccagtactcatcaacactctggcgaggctctttacacgttatctgtcggagtgcaaggttcctaaacagtggaagaccagcaaaaccgtgttgttgtataaaaagggggatccacatgacatcggcaactatcgtccaatctgcctactgtccgtcatctacaagctctttacaagagtgatccttaataggattgaaaa cacgattgatcacattcacactgtttcgaaactcatcgaggtatcacgagagtacaagataccgctctgtctcaccttcatcgacttaaaaaaggccttcgactcggttgagacggaagcggtcgtggaagtcttggacaaccaaggcgtccctactcagtatataaaggtacttcgagagttgtacagtaacttcacgaccggaatttcgccattctacaagaacatcatcattgacgtgaagaggggggtccgacagggtgatacaatttcacccaaaatattcacagccaccctcgagaacgcaatgcgaaagttggaatgggacgacatgggagtgaaggttgatggtcggcagctacaccatttgcgctttgctgatgacatcgtactggtaacacctagcatcagccaagcggaacgaatgctgaccgaattcgacgaaacatgtggatgcatcggtcttcagctgtcTTCAGGTGAATTCTCACAAACTATGGTATTAGAGGTGTCCTATGATCAAAACAAATGGCGAAACCAATAG
- a CDS encoding hypothetical protein (NECATOR_CHRIV.G16117.T1) — protein sequence MAICTYNARTLASEAAIEDLMMQAKKIKYDVIGLTETRRRHPLNAVYETGEELFLGTCDSRGVGGVGVLVNTSMAKNIDSFEQLTTRIGRLRMRRCGPTPALTIFVAYAPTSSYEEEEVEAFYMDLEKFYQEDHAFYKVIIGDFNAQGERLSEFIMTTKTIHGNSQFQKPSSLRWTWESPGGGYRNEIDHIIVNKRFCLTDVGVVPKFYTGSDHRLLRGRFSFTRRAEKAAKFRERNPRTIINWDLFATLAGFWEDSAMDNIDEEYDRLVEHLHDCAKKAESFKTTKRRLSLQTLELIRQRGAARAAGNQELTSELARLCREAIKEDRRAEVLAEAAEAGKSIRYARRDFASRKTMMTALRNPKGTAIASRRGMEKIIYDFYSDLFDSHVHLPPHHLREDGQVIPEVLPSEIRHAIMSVRNRTAPGPDRIRPKHLKSLPPVLINTLARLFTRYLSECKVPKQWKTSKTVLLYKKGDPHDIGNYRPICLLSVIYKLFTRVILNRIEKSWMKDSHESKQGFEKDSARLITFTLFRNSSRYHESTRYRSVSPSST from the coding sequence atggcgatctgtacttataacgcacgtacgcttgcatcggaagcggccatcgaagatctgatgatgcaagccaagaagatcaagtacgacgtcatcggactaaccgagacgagacgacgtcaccctctcaacgccgtatatgaaactggagaagaactgttcttaggaacatgcgacagtagaggtgttggtggagttggtgtcctcgtcaacacgagtatggcaaagaacatcgactctttcgaacaacttacgacccgaatcggacgtctgcggatgagaagatgtggtccaacaccagctttgactatcttcgtcgcttacgctccaacatcaagctacgaagaagaagaagtcgaagctttctatatggacctggagaagttctaccaagaagatcatgccttctacaaggtcataattggcgatttcaacgctcagggagagaggctctccgagttcatcatgacgactaagaccatccatgggaactcgcaattccagaagccctcctctttacgctggacgtgggagtcacccggtggagggtaccgtaatgaaatagaccacatcatcgtcaataaaaggttctgcctgacggacgtcggtgttgtaccaaagttctatacgggatcggaccatcgcctcctccgaggaagattttccttcacaaggagagcagagaaagccgccaagttcagagagagaaatcccaggactatcatcaactgggatctcttcgctacgttagccggcttttgggaagattccgcaatggacaacatcgacgaggaatatgaccggcttgtcgaacaccttcacgactgcgcgaagaaggctgagagttttaaaaccaccaagagacgcctgtctcttcaaactcttgagctgatacgccagcgtggagcagcacgagccgcagggaaccaagaactcacgtccgagctcgcaaggctttgcagagaggcgataaaagaagacagaagagcagaagtgctggctgaagctgcagaggcggggaaaagcatccgctatgcccgtcgagacttcgccagtcgcaagacgatgatgactgctctccggaacccaaagggaacagccattgcatcgagaagggggatggagaaaatcatctacgacttctactctgatctcttcgacagccatgtccacttgcctcctcaccatctgagggaagatggacaagtcattccagaggttcttccgtccgaaatacgacatgctatcatgtcggtaagaaatcgtacggcacccggtcccgacagaataagaccaaaacacctgaagagccttccgccagtactcatcaacactctggcgaggctctttacacgttatctgtcggagtgcaaggttcctaaacagtggaagaccagcaaaaccgtgttgttgtataaaaagggggatccacatgacatcggcaactatcgtccaatctgcctactgtccgtcatctacaagctctttacaagagtgatccttaataggattgaaaagtcctggatgaaggacagccatgagagcaagcagggtttcgaaaaggattcagcacgattgatcacattcacactgtttcgaaactcatcgaggtatcacgagagtacaagataccgctctgtctcaccttcatcgacttaa
- a CDS encoding hypothetical protein (NECATOR_CHRIV.G16118.T1), with protein sequence MRKLEWDDMGVKVDGRQLHHLRFADDIVLVTPSISQAERMLTEFDETCGCIGLQLSSGEFSQTMVLEVSYDQNKWRNQ encoded by the coding sequence atgcgaaagttggaatgggacgacatgggagtgaaggttgatggtcggcagctacaccatttgcgctttgctgatgacatcgtactggtaacacctagcatcagccaagcggaacgaatgctgaccgaattcgacgaaacatgtggatgcatcggtcttcagctgtcTTCAGGTGAATTCTCACAAACTATGGTATTAGAGGTGTCCTATGATCAAAACAAATGGCGAAACCAATAG